A single region of the Bacteroidales bacterium genome encodes:
- a CDS encoding M4 family metallopeptidase has protein sequence MKIISIFIFSFFVVYLNAQIYTGKNATSIIENAEKIMIKQPNTFPSYIEFRKDVAISIEQLLQKWQKEFQLEYRLLYKEKDQLGYEHIKYQQTVNQIPIEWATFTFHVKNQSVVSFSGNLYKNIIVDEKTSILSFTEALEIAKNIHHAQLYMWEDANEETLLKKMQKNEQATYFPSEQKVWFASNNKLELAYKITLYSKFPLSKKDYYISAQSGSVLKQIDKIQTTDVPGTAVTRYSGTQTITTDSYNGSYRLHESVRGNGIFTYNMQMTADYGSAVDFTDADNYWNNVNAQQDEVATDAHWATEKYYDYLFNNFGRNSIDNNGFALYNYVHADLTAFGMSSNVNAFWDGQRMTYGDGNSTYSPLTTVDITCHEITHGLTELTANLVYADESGALNEGFSDIFGTVVEFYAKPSQANWTIGEDIGAAFRSMANPNTYNDPDTYQGTYWDFNNEVHQNSTVLSHWFYLVSQGGSGTNDIGNAYSVNGIGIENAAKIAYRMLVYYLSPNATYSDARFYAIVAAADLFGSCSPEVETVTNAMYAVGVGQAYQPNVVADFSASVTQTCQAPFTVQFINNSLNGSTFYWDFGDGTTSTDINPQHTYLINGEFSVQLMVDGGACGSDTIIKSNYISINPQNPCIVIMPLNGTSANINSCTGTLYDGGGPTGNYIDNADAIVTIAPSGANSITLSFNVFDIEPGSGSYCDYDYVEIFDGPSTSSPSLGRYCNTTGAPSTITSTGGSLTILLHSDPGVNKAGFEATWTCEILNTAPVAQFNIQALNQCSGIVMFMDQSLHSPTSWLWNFGDGTTSTQQNPTHEYLNNGDYDVQLIVSNMYGSDTILYNNIVTIARPETPIVWGDTICYNESAMLISNGSGTQLWYSNSNDTIPVFAGDTLYTPLLNQTTTFWVQNAHLNPSQYVGDNRYNSDGGYYNNSTQHYIVFDCFTECKLVSVFVNAGSAGNRTITLNNSQGNVLQSKTVYIPADTSRVILNFDLPVQNDLRLMGPPNPNLWRNNNLVAFYPYELPGILTLKSSSVQNNPTGYYYFFYNWEVKLPDCYSAKVPVVAYVDNCNAMSLVQIKNYNVFPNPANDFINFQWNSEMNIKAISLSDELRRTYPITLINNDNNYKINVSHLSNGIYFLQLANDKIKYVTKICINH, from the coding sequence ATGAAGATTATTTCTATTTTTATTTTTTCATTTTTTGTGGTTTATCTGAATGCACAGATTTACACAGGGAAAAATGCTACCAGCATCATTGAAAATGCTGAAAAAATAATGATAAAACAACCCAATACTTTTCCATCGTATATTGAATTTAGGAAAGATGTTGCAATCTCTATCGAACAATTGCTCCAGAAATGGCAAAAAGAATTTCAATTAGAATACCGCTTGCTATATAAAGAAAAAGATCAACTAGGTTATGAGCATATTAAGTATCAGCAAACAGTCAATCAAATACCTATAGAGTGGGCAACTTTTACTTTTCATGTAAAAAATCAAAGCGTTGTATCATTTAGCGGAAATCTATATAAAAACATCATCGTTGATGAAAAGACTTCGATTCTTTCTTTTACTGAAGCCTTAGAAATAGCTAAAAATATTCACCATGCGCAGCTATATATGTGGGAAGATGCTAACGAAGAAACACTTCTAAAAAAAATGCAAAAAAATGAACAAGCAACTTACTTTCCGAGCGAACAAAAAGTTTGGTTTGCTTCGAATAACAAATTAGAATTAGCTTATAAAATTACGCTTTATTCAAAGTTCCCATTATCTAAAAAAGATTATTACATCAGTGCCCAATCGGGTAGTGTATTAAAACAGATAGATAAAATTCAAACCACCGATGTGCCGGGTACAGCCGTAACTCGATACAGTGGAACACAAACCATTACAACCGATTCTTACAATGGATCTTATCGTTTGCACGAATCGGTAAGAGGCAATGGCATATTTACTTACAACATGCAAATGACAGCCGACTATGGATCTGCTGTCGATTTTACCGATGCCGATAATTATTGGAACAACGTAAATGCACAACAAGACGAAGTTGCTACCGATGCACATTGGGCTACCGAAAAATATTACGATTATTTGTTTAATAATTTTGGCAGAAACAGTATCGACAACAATGGTTTTGCGTTATATAATTATGTACATGCCGATTTAACTGCATTTGGAATGTCGAGCAATGTCAATGCTTTTTGGGATGGTCAGCGTATGACTTATGGAGATGGAAATTCTACCTACTCGCCTTTAACAACAGTAGATATTACCTGTCATGAAATTACTCATGGATTAACAGAATTAACCGCCAATTTAGTGTATGCCGACGAATCGGGTGCATTAAACGAAGGCTTTAGCGATATTTTTGGTACTGTAGTTGAATTTTATGCAAAACCTTCTCAAGCCAATTGGACCATAGGCGAAGATATTGGCGCCGCTTTCCGTTCAATGGCCAATCCCAATACATATAACGATCCCGATACTTATCAAGGAACCTATTGGGATTTTAATAATGAAGTGCATCAAAACTCTACCGTGTTAAGCCATTGGTTTTATCTAGTTTCGCAGGGCGGAAGTGGCACCAACGATATAGGCAATGCTTATTCTGTAAATGGCATTGGTATCGAAAATGCAGCAAAAATCGCGTACCGGATGTTGGTATATTATTTATCTCCTAATGCTACTTATTCCGATGCGCGTTTTTATGCCATTGTAGCCGCTGCTGATTTATTTGGATCCTGCTCGCCCGAAGTCGAAACCGTTACCAATGCTATGTATGCAGTGGGAGTGGGTCAAGCTTATCAGCCCAATGTGGTGGCCGATTTTTCAGCTTCGGTCACACAAACTTGTCAGGCACCATTTACAGTTCAATTTATCAATAATTCTTTAAATGGCTCAACTTTCTATTGGGATTTTGGCGATGGAACAACAAGCACCGATATCAACCCACAACATACCTATTTAATAAATGGCGAATTTTCTGTTCAGTTAATGGTAGATGGAGGAGCTTGTGGCAGCGATACTATAATTAAAAGTAATTATATTTCTATTAATCCACAAAATCCTTGCATTGTAATTATGCCTTTAAATGGAACGAGTGCTAATATTAACTCGTGTACAGGTACTTTATACGATGGGGGTGGACCTACCGGAAATTATATTGATAATGCCGATGCCATAGTTACTATTGCTCCATCTGGAGCCAATAGCATAACGTTGTCGTTTAATGTTTTTGATATAGAACCGGGTAGTGGTAGTTATTGCGATTACGATTATGTTGAAATTTTTGATGGACCTAGTACATCAAGTCCATCTTTAGGAAGATATTGCAATACCACTGGAGCACCGTCAACCATTACTTCAACAGGAGGGAGCTTAACTATTTTACTGCATTCAGACCCCGGAGTAAATAAGGCAGGTTTTGAAGCTACATGGACATGCGAAATACTAAATACTGCACCGGTAGCACAATTTAATATACAAGCCTTGAATCAATGTTCTGGTATTGTAATGTTTATGGATCAATCGTTGCATAGTCCAACTTCGTGGCTTTGGAATTTTGGAGATGGAACTACCTCTACACAACAAAACCCAACTCACGAGTATTTAAACAACGGCGATTACGATGTTCAATTGATTGTATCGAATATGTATGGTAGCGATACCATTCTCTATAATAATATTGTAACTATTGCAAGACCCGAAACACCTATAGTGTGGGGTGATACCATTTGCTATAACGAATCGGCAATGCTCATATCGAACGGCAGCGGAACTCAATTATGGTATTCCAATAGTAACGATACAATACCTGTTTTTGCAGGTGATACGCTTTATACTCCCTTATTAAATCAAACTACTACTTTTTGGGTACAAAATGCTCATCTTAATCCATCACAATATGTAGGAGATAATCGATATAATTCAGACGGTGGATATTATAATAATTCAACACAACATTACATTGTATTCGACTGCTTTACCGAATGTAAATTGGTTTCGGTTTTTGTTAATGCAGGATCAGCCGGCAACAGAACGATTACTCTAAATAATTCACAAGGCAATGTGTTGCAAAGTAAAACGGTTTACATACCTGCCGATACATCAAGAGTTATATTGAATTTTGATTTACCAGTACAAAACGATTTAAGATTGATGGGACCACCCAACCCTAATTTATGGAGAAATAATAATTTAGTTGCTTTTTATCCTTACGAATTACCTGGTATTTTAACCTTAAAATCGAGTAGTGTTCAAAATAACCCAACCGGTTATTATTATTTCTTTTATAACTGGGAAGTAAAATTGCCCGATTGTTACAGCGCAAAAGTTCCTGTTGTGGCATACGTAGATAATTGCAATGCTATGTCATTGGTTCAAATAAAAAATTATAATGTATTTCCTAATCCGGCTAACGATTTTATAAATTTTCAATGGAATAGTGAAATGAATATTAAAGCCATATCGTTGAGCGATGAATTAAGAAGAACGTACCCGATTACACTTATTAATAATGACAATAATTACAAAATTAATGTAAGTCATCTGTCCAATGGTATTTACTTTTTACAACTAGCGAATGATAAAATTAAGTATGTAACTAAGATTTGTATCAATCATTAG